The following proteins come from a genomic window of Nicotiana tomentosiformis chromosome 12, ASM39032v3, whole genome shotgun sequence:
- the LOC104097539 gene encoding E3 ubiquitin-protein ligase UPL5-like yields the protein MQIHTCTVAANKILEMDPETVDQDILGLTFVCEVEELGSRKVVELCLDGKDTVVNSKNRKKYVNLLIQHLFVTSIAQQVAHFSQGFADITTSRLQISFFRSLDLKDLNWTLDGNGSAVSVEDWKAHTDYKGYKESDPQISWFWKIVGRMSAEQRKVLLFFWTSIKYLPLEGFGGLASRLYI from the exons ATGCAGATCCATACTTGTACAGTAGCTGCAAACAAGATACTGGAGATGGATCCTGAGACGGTGGATCAAGATATACTAGGCTTGACATTTGTTTGTGAAGTTGAAGAGTTAGGGTCCAGGAAAGTGGTCGAGCTTTGTCTCGACGGGAAAGATACTGTTGTGAACAGTAAGAATAGGAAGAAGTATGTTAATCTACTTATTCAACATTTGTTTGTCACATCAATTGCTCAGCAGGTAGCCCATTTTTCTCAAGGTTTTGCTGATATAACTACCTCAAGGCTCCAAATATCCTTTTTTCGGAGTTTAGATCTTAAAGATCTTAACTGGACGCTTGATGGGAATGGAAGTGCGGTTTCTGTGGAAGACTGGAAAGCACATACAGATTACAAAGGCTACAAAGAAAGTGATCCCCAAATATCCTGGTTCTGGAAG ATAGTTGGGCGTATGTCTGCTGAGCAGAGAAAGGTCCTCCTTTTCTTCTGGACTTCAATTAAGTATCTACCTCTAGAGGGTTTTGGTGGTTTGGCTTCTAGACTTTACATTTAA
- the LOC104097538 gene encoding protein EARLY STARVATION 1, chloroplastic-like isoform X1 produces MAAPSHRLTAPLGLNLKRVDERIGVVKLQRKKISHSYGVKVQASSSTMPFASPQLLLRRSRSASKQEQFFPRCTPRNSGPQSHDSPPKRDTGIANEKDWGINLQNENVNESGTNEDGSTWYRKSGEDIGDNGYRCRWTRMGGQSHDGTSEWKETWWEKSDWTGYKELGAEKSGKNAEGDSWLETWQEVLHQDEWSNLARIERSAQKQAKSGTENAGWYENWSEKYDAKGWTEKGAHKYGRLNEQSWWEKWGEQYDGRGSVLKWTDKWAETELGTKWGDKWEEKFFGGIGSRQGETWHASPSSERWSRTWGEEHFGNGKVHKFGKSTTGESWDMVVDEATYYEDEPHYGWADVVGDSSQLFSIQPREQPRGVYPNIDFGSSVPPDDESPPTR; encoded by the exons ATGGCGGCGCCTTCCCACAGATTAACGGCGCCGTTGGGTCTTAACCTCAAAAGGGTCGATGAAAGAATTGGAGTTGTAAAGTTGCAGAGGAAGAAGATTAGTCATAGTTATGGTGTAAAAGTCCAGGCTTCTTCTTCTACCATGCCCTTTGCGTCTCCGCA ACTTTTACTCCGTAGATCGCGATCTGCTTCAAAGCAAGAACAATTCTTTCCACGCTGCACCCCAAGAAATTCAGGCCCTCAGTCTCATGACTCTCCACCAAAACGAG ACACCGGTATTGCTAACGAGAAAGATTGGGGCATCAATCTGCAGAACGAGAATGTCAATGAATCTGGGACTAATGAAGATGGCAGTACTTGGTATAGGAAGAGTGGAGAAGATATTGGTGACAATGGATACCGATGCCGATGGACAAGGATGGGTGGGCAGAGCCATGATGGTACCTCAGAATGGAAAGAAACG TGGTGGGAAAAAAGCGACTGGACTGGTTACAAAGAACTAG GTgcagaaaaatctggaaaaaatgCTGAAGGAGATTCGTGGTTGGAAACATGGCAGGAAGTTCTTCACCAAGATGAGTGGAG CAATCTAGCTAGGATAGAAAGGAGTGCACAAAAACAAGCAAAATCAGGCACGGAGAATGCCGGGTGGTATGAGAATTG GTCGGAAAAATATGACGCAAAGGGTTGGACAGAGAAAGGGGCACACAAATATGGTAGACTAAATGAACAGTCATGGTGGGAGAAATGGGGAGAGCAATATGATGGAAGAGGATCTGTCCTTAAATG GACGGACAAGTGGGCAGAAACTGAACTGGGAACGAAATGGGGAGATAAATGGGAGGAGAAATTTTTTGGCGGCATTGGTTCACGACAAGGGGAGACTTGGCATGCATCACCCAGCAGTGAAA GGTGGTCAAGGACATGGGGAGAGGAGCACTTTGGAAATGG CAAAGTGCACAAATTTGGCAAGAGCACAACAGGCGAAAGCTGGGACATGGTTGTAGATGAAGCAACATATTATGA GGATGAACCTCACTATGGGTGGGCAGATGTGGTAGGTGATTCAAGCCAGTTGTTCTCTATACAACCTCGAGAACAACCTCGTGGTGTGTATCCAAATATTGATTTTGGGTCGTCTGTGCCTCCAGACGATGAGTCCCCTCCAACTAGGTGA
- the LOC104097538 gene encoding protein EARLY STARVATION 1, chloroplastic-like isoform X2 yields MAAPSHRLTAPLGLNLKRVDERIGVVKLQRKKISHSYGVKVQASSSTMPFASPQSRSASKQEQFFPRCTPRNSGPQSHDSPPKRDTGIANEKDWGINLQNENVNESGTNEDGSTWYRKSGEDIGDNGYRCRWTRMGGQSHDGTSEWKETWWEKSDWTGYKELGAEKSGKNAEGDSWLETWQEVLHQDEWSNLARIERSAQKQAKSGTENAGWYENWSEKYDAKGWTEKGAHKYGRLNEQSWWEKWGEQYDGRGSVLKWTDKWAETELGTKWGDKWEEKFFGGIGSRQGETWHASPSSERWSRTWGEEHFGNGKVHKFGKSTTGESWDMVVDEATYYEDEPHYGWADVVGDSSQLFSIQPREQPRGVYPNIDFGSSVPPDDESPPTR; encoded by the exons ATGGCGGCGCCTTCCCACAGATTAACGGCGCCGTTGGGTCTTAACCTCAAAAGGGTCGATGAAAGAATTGGAGTTGTAAAGTTGCAGAGGAAGAAGATTAGTCATAGTTATGGTGTAAAAGTCCAGGCTTCTTCTTCTACCATGCCCTTTGCGTCTCCGCA ATCGCGATCTGCTTCAAAGCAAGAACAATTCTTTCCACGCTGCACCCCAAGAAATTCAGGCCCTCAGTCTCATGACTCTCCACCAAAACGAG ACACCGGTATTGCTAACGAGAAAGATTGGGGCATCAATCTGCAGAACGAGAATGTCAATGAATCTGGGACTAATGAAGATGGCAGTACTTGGTATAGGAAGAGTGGAGAAGATATTGGTGACAATGGATACCGATGCCGATGGACAAGGATGGGTGGGCAGAGCCATGATGGTACCTCAGAATGGAAAGAAACG TGGTGGGAAAAAAGCGACTGGACTGGTTACAAAGAACTAG GTgcagaaaaatctggaaaaaatgCTGAAGGAGATTCGTGGTTGGAAACATGGCAGGAAGTTCTTCACCAAGATGAGTGGAG CAATCTAGCTAGGATAGAAAGGAGTGCACAAAAACAAGCAAAATCAGGCACGGAGAATGCCGGGTGGTATGAGAATTG GTCGGAAAAATATGACGCAAAGGGTTGGACAGAGAAAGGGGCACACAAATATGGTAGACTAAATGAACAGTCATGGTGGGAGAAATGGGGAGAGCAATATGATGGAAGAGGATCTGTCCTTAAATG GACGGACAAGTGGGCAGAAACTGAACTGGGAACGAAATGGGGAGATAAATGGGAGGAGAAATTTTTTGGCGGCATTGGTTCACGACAAGGGGAGACTTGGCATGCATCACCCAGCAGTGAAA GGTGGTCAAGGACATGGGGAGAGGAGCACTTTGGAAATGG CAAAGTGCACAAATTTGGCAAGAGCACAACAGGCGAAAGCTGGGACATGGTTGTAGATGAAGCAACATATTATGA GGATGAACCTCACTATGGGTGGGCAGATGTGGTAGGTGATTCAAGCCAGTTGTTCTCTATACAACCTCGAGAACAACCTCGTGGTGTGTATCCAAATATTGATTTTGGGTCGTCTGTGCCTCCAGACGATGAGTCCCCTCCAACTAGGTGA